One genomic region from Amycolatopsis sp. FBCC-B4732 encodes:
- a CDS encoding trans-aconitate 2-methyltransferase: protein MWDPAKYLDYADLRARPFYDLVSRVGAPAPRRVVDLGCGPGNLTVSLRERWPDAALECGDSSPEMVTAARARGLDARVLDVRDWTPAPDTDVVVSNAVLQWVPDHSSLLRRWAESLPAGAYLAVQVPGNFTAPSHALTRELAASPAWSSRLAEVVLREDDAVSSPLEYANLLADAGCAVDAWETTYAQPLRGENPVVEWITGTALRPIRAALADDEWDRFRAELGPLLASAYPTRADGTTWFEFRRVFFVAQVSAAPSH from the coding sequence GTGTGGGATCCCGCGAAGTACCTCGACTACGCCGACCTGCGAGCCCGGCCGTTCTATGACCTCGTCTCGCGCGTCGGCGCTCCTGCGCCGCGCCGGGTGGTCGACCTCGGGTGCGGCCCGGGCAACCTGACCGTCTCGCTACGGGAGCGCTGGCCCGACGCAGCTCTGGAATGCGGTGATAGTTCACCCGAAATGGTGACCGCCGCCCGCGCTCGCGGCCTGGACGCCCGGGTGCTCGACGTCCGCGACTGGACGCCGGCGCCGGACACCGACGTCGTGGTGTCGAACGCCGTCCTGCAGTGGGTGCCGGACCACTCTTCGTTGCTTCGCCGGTGGGCCGAGTCGCTGCCTGCGGGCGCTTACCTGGCGGTTCAGGTGCCGGGCAACTTCACTGCGCCCTCGCACGCGCTGACGCGGGAACTGGCGGCGTCCCCGGCCTGGTCGTCACGCCTGGCCGAGGTCGTCCTGCGCGAAGACGACGCCGTCTCGAGCCCCCTCGAATACGCGAACCTCCTGGCCGACGCGGGCTGCGCCGTCGACGCCTGGGAGACGACGTACGCGCAGCCGCTGCGGGGCGAGAACCCGGTGGTGGAATGGATCACCGGCACGGCGTTGCGCCCCATCCGCGCAGCTCTGGCGGACGACGAATGGGACCGGTTCCGCGCGGAACTGGGTCCGCTCCTGGCGTCGGCCTACCCCACCCGCGCGGACGGGACCACGTGGTTCGAGTTCCGCCGCGTGTTCTTCGTGGCCCAGGTCAGCGCCGCACCTTCTCACTGA
- a CDS encoding cupin domain-containing protein, translating to MELRHTPAATAAPADAVTGSAWITSLATPEGASRTQVDRVHFAPGARTRWHRHPLGQVLVVTEGMGHVQSRGAPAQLIRPGDTVRVAPGEWHWHGATDTTPLTHLAIEELPADGTETELGSFPEPGELPVATRALVLEQHLPEPRVIDHFEIRRISIAPGGGTGLHVHNGPVFGSIEKGSAVYQIEGEPPMLLTRGDVFYEPEATRIARFDAQGEGVTFVAHFPAGPGETPRLDTVTT from the coding sequence ATGGAGCTCCGCCACACCCCCGCCGCCACCGCCGCCCCCGCCGACGCGGTCACCGGCAGCGCGTGGATCACGTCACTGGCCACCCCCGAAGGCGCCTCGCGCACGCAAGTCGACCGGGTGCACTTCGCCCCGGGCGCCCGCACCCGCTGGCACCGCCACCCGCTCGGCCAGGTCCTGGTCGTGACGGAAGGGATGGGCCACGTCCAAAGCCGCGGCGCCCCGGCCCAGCTGATCCGCCCGGGCGACACGGTCCGCGTGGCACCGGGCGAGTGGCACTGGCACGGCGCCACCGATACGACACCGCTGACCCACCTGGCGATCGAGGAACTCCCGGCCGACGGCACCGAGACCGAACTCGGCTCGTTCCCGGAACCCGGCGAGCTCCCCGTCGCGACCCGCGCCCTGGTGCTGGAGCAGCACCTCCCGGAACCCCGCGTGATCGACCACTTCGAGATCCGCCGCATCTCGATCGCCCCCGGCGGCGGCACGGGGCTGCACGTCCACAATGGACCGGTGTTCGGCAGCATCGAGAAGGGTTCGGCGGTGTACCAGATCGAGGGCGAACCCCCGATGCTGCTGACCCGCGGCGACGTCTTCTACGAGCCCGAAGCGACGCGGATCGCACGGTTCGACGCGCAGGGCGAGGGAGTCACGTTCGTGGCCCACTTCCCCGCCGGCCCCGGCGAAACCCCGCGCCTGGACACGGTGACTACTTGA
- a CDS encoding DoxX family protein: MDLALWIAAGTLALVALAGGVSKAFVPQAKLAAARGGEWTADAQPWFVKGLGVLELLAAAGLVLPAVTGVAPVLVPVTAVCWVLLMIGAMITHVRHGSANLVVLNLAYLAVAAFVAWGRFAA, from the coding sequence ATGGACCTGGCGCTGTGGATCGCCGCCGGAACTCTCGCCCTCGTCGCGCTCGCCGGGGGTGTCAGCAAGGCCTTCGTGCCCCAGGCCAAGCTGGCCGCCGCGCGGGGCGGGGAATGGACCGCCGATGCCCAGCCCTGGTTCGTCAAGGGGCTCGGGGTGCTCGAACTGCTCGCCGCCGCCGGGCTGGTGCTGCCCGCGGTGACCGGGGTCGCGCCCGTGCTCGTGCCCGTCACCGCCGTCTGCTGGGTGCTGCTGATGATCGGTGCGATGATCACCCACGTCCGGCACGGCAGCGCGAACCTGGTGGTCCTCAACCTCGCCTACCTCGCCGTGGCCGCGTTCGTCGCCTGGGGGCGGTTCGCGGCCTGA
- a CDS encoding RNA polymerase sigma-70 factor, which yields MNATDTFVAHRNLLFTVAYEMLGSAADAEDVLQETWLRWADVDPAGVREERAYLVRITTRLALNRLRTLKRRKEAYVGPWLPEPLLTTPDVAENVELAESVSMALMLVLETLAPTERAVFVLREVFDFGYDEIAAAVGKTPAAVRQIAHRARRHVDARRPRETVSARETRAVLESFQRALESRDLQGLLDVLAPDVVLMSDGGGVKQAVPRPITGADRLARLVLGGLARNAAALTTEATVVNGNPGLTLRLDGELDGVMAVRVEGGRISGLYYVRNPEKLTRVESETPLTLR from the coding sequence ATGAACGCCACCGACACCTTCGTCGCCCACCGGAACCTGCTCTTCACCGTCGCCTACGAGATGCTCGGGTCCGCCGCCGACGCCGAGGATGTCCTGCAGGAAACCTGGCTGCGGTGGGCGGACGTCGACCCGGCCGGGGTGCGCGAGGAGCGCGCCTACCTGGTCCGGATCACCACCCGCCTGGCGCTCAACCGGTTGCGCACCCTGAAACGCCGCAAAGAGGCCTACGTCGGCCCGTGGCTCCCGGAACCGCTGCTCACCACACCGGACGTCGCCGAAAACGTAGAGCTCGCCGAGAGCGTGTCCATGGCGCTCATGCTCGTCCTCGAAACGCTGGCGCCGACCGAACGCGCGGTGTTCGTGCTGCGCGAGGTCTTCGACTTCGGGTACGACGAAATCGCGGCCGCCGTCGGCAAGACCCCGGCCGCCGTCCGGCAGATCGCGCACCGCGCGCGGCGCCACGTCGACGCCCGGCGCCCGCGCGAGACCGTCTCCGCGCGGGAGACCCGGGCGGTGCTCGAGTCGTTCCAGCGCGCGCTGGAAAGCCGTGACCTGCAAGGACTTCTCGACGTCCTCGCGCCGGACGTCGTGCTGATGAGCGACGGCGGCGGCGTCAAGCAGGCCGTGCCGCGGCCGATCACCGGGGCCGACCGGCTCGCGCGGCTGGTTCTCGGCGGCCTGGCCAGGAACGCCGCCGCGCTCACCACCGAGGCCACCGTCGTCAACGGGAACCCGGGCCTCACCCTGCGCCTCGACGGCGAGCTCGACGGCGTCATGGCCGTGCGGGTCGAGGGCGGGCGCATCAGCGGCCTCTACTACGTGCGCAACCCGGAAAAGCTGACCCGCGTCGAGTCCGAAACCCCGCTGACCCTGCGCTAG